The DNA window TACTTCTACGAGTCGCCGAAGCCCGGCGAGGACGGCTGCCCGGCGGACGCGGCCGACAAATGCGCGCGCGAGGTGCTCGCGCTGGGCACCCCGCTGCTGTGGTGGGCGGCGTGCTTCGCGGTGCTGTACCTGCTCTACCGGTGGGCGCTGCGGCGCGACTGGCGCGCGGGCGCGGTGCTGTGCGGTGTCGCGGCCGGGTACCTGCCCTGGTTCATGTGGCAAGAACGCACCATCTTCGTCTTCTACGCCGTGGTGTTCCTGCCGTTCCTGTGCCTGGCGCTCGCCATGATGATCGGCGCGCTCCTGGGGCCGCCGGGGTCCTCGGAGCGGCGGCGGGTGGCGGGCGCGGTCGGGGCGGGCACGCTGGTGCTGCTGATCGCGTGGAACTTCATCTACTTCTGGCCGATCTACACCGGGAACGCGATTCCGATAGAGGCGTGGCGGAACCGCATGTGGTTCGACTCCTGGATCTGACTGAAGGACCAGCGATCTGACTGAAGGGCCGGCGATCCGGCTGAAGGACCAGTTCCGGCCATTTCGCCCTCCCTCGCCCCACCTTTCCCGTACAGTGCCCGCAGAGGTTTTAATCGGATGATTAAACCGGGTCGGGCCTGGGGGGCCTGGAGGGGGCTGACACATGCACAAGGGTGCGAAGATCGCCATCGGCGTCGTGACCGCGGCCATGGTGGGGGCGGCCGGCATGGGCGCGTACAACCTCGTGGACGCCGTGGCGGGTGACGGCTCGACAGGAGCCCACGGGGAACCCGCCCCGCTGAGAACCGGGCCGCCGACGGCGGACGAGGTCGAGAGGACGGCGCGCGACTTCCTCGCCGCCTGGGAGTCCGGCGACACCGCCAAGGCCGCCCGCCTCACCGACAACACGGCCGCGGCGACCACCGCGCTCACCGGCTACCGCGAGACCGTCCACGTGGAGAAGGTGGCCCTGAAGCCGGGCACGCCGCAAGGCGCCAAGGTGCCGTTCTCCGTGAGCGCCGAGATCTCCCACGGCAAGCAGCGCTCCACGTGGACGTACGACTCCGCGCTCGAAGTCGTCCGCGGCAGGAGCACCGGGCAGGCGCTCGTCGACTGGCAGCCCTCCGTCGTCCACCCCAAGCTCGCGCGCAACGAGACCCTGAGGACGGACGCGGGCGCGGCCCCGCAGGTCGACGCCGTCGACCGGAACGGCACGAAGCTGGAAGCCAAGGACTACCCCTCGCTCGCGTCCGTCCTGCCGCAGCTGCGCAAGCGGTTCGGGGAGGCGGCGGGCGGCGAGCCGGGCCTGGAGGTGCAGGCCGTGCCGGAGGGCGGGGCGGAGGCCGCGGCCGCGGCGGGGATCGCCCCGAGGACCCTGCACGTCGTCTCGCGGGGCAAGCCCGCCACGCTCAAGACGACGCTCGACGCCGGTGCGCAGCGGGCGGCCGAGTCCGCCGTCGGGCGGCACGCCGACGCGTCCGTCGTCGCGGTCAAGGCGAGCACGGGCGAGATCCTGGCCGTCGCCAACTCCAAGAAGACCGAGTTCAACACCGCGCTGATGGGCCAGACCGCGCCCGGCTCCACGATGAAGATCATCACGTCGGCGATGCTGCTCGAACAGGGCAAGGCCGCGCCCGGCAAGCCGCTGCCCTGCCCCAAGTACGCCACGTACGGGATGCGCTTCCACAACGTGGAGGAGAGCGAGAACCCCGGCGCCACCTTCGCGCAGGACTTCGCGGCCTCCTGCAACACCGCCTTCATCTCGCTCGCGGGCCAGGTCGGCGACGGGGCGCTCGCGGCGGAGGCGCGGGACGTCTTCGGGCTCGGGCTGGAGTGGAAGACGGGCCTCGCCACGTTCGACGGCAGCGTGCCGGCCGAGTCCGGGGCGGGCAAGGCCGCGGCGATGATCGGGCAGGGCAAGGTGCAGATGTCCGCGCTGAACGTGGCCTCCATGGCCGCCACGGTGCGCGCCGGCTCCTTCCACCAGCCCTACATCGTCGACCCGTCCCTCGACGACCGGCAGCTCGCCCGCGCGGCCCGCGACCTGCCCGGCCCGGTCGCGGAGCAGCTGCGCTCGATGATGCGGCTGACGGCGACGTCGGGCACGGGCGCCCGGGCCATGTCCGGGCTCGGCGGCGACATCGGCGCGAAGACGGGCTCGGCGGAGGTCGACGGCCAGGCCAAGCCGAACGGCTGGTTCAGCGCGTACCGCGGTGACGTGGCCGCGGCGGCGTACGTCCAACAGGGCGGCCACGGCGGCGACTCGGCGGGCCCGGTGGTGGCGGCGGTCCTGAGGGCGTCCTGATCGCTGTCGCGGCGGGGGTGATTGCCGGGCCCCGGCACGACAAGGGCCCCGGCGCGGGGTACTCAGAGGCGATCTGAGTACCCCGGCGGTGGTGCCGCGGGCCCGGGCCCGGCGAAGGTGGGCACCATGGGACAGAAGATCAGTGCGCGGGAGCTCGCCGCGGCGACGCCCTCGGGACGCGACCGCGTCATCGACCTGTTGCGCGTGGCCTCCCTCGGGACCGTCGTGCTCGGGCACTGGCTCATGGCCGCCGTGACCGTGGACGACGACGGCCGCGCCGCCGTCGGCAACCTGCTCGCGGTCGAGCCGAAGCTGCAACTGCTCACCTGGGCCCTGCAGATCATGCCGGTGTTCTTCTTCGTCGGCGGCTTCTCCCACGCCCTCTCCTACCGCTCCCTCACGCGCCGCACCGGCGGCCCCGCCTACGCGCTCTTCCTCCGCGCCCGCCTCCAGCGCCTCCTGCGCCCCACGATGCTCTTCGTCGCCGTGTGGGGCGCCGGTGCGCTCGCCCTCCAGCTGAGCGGCCAACGCGGCGCCCTCGCGGACGTCGCCGCGCGCCTCGTCGCCCAGCCCCTGTGGTTCATCGGCATCTACCTCGCCATGGTGGCCTTCACGCCGCCGCTCCTCCGCCTCCACGAGCGGTACGGCTGGGCCGCCTTCGCCGCCCTGGTCGCCGCGGCCGCTGCCGTCGACGTGCTGCGGTTCGCCGCCGGCGTCCCGTACGTGGAGTTCCTCAACTTCGGCTTCGTCTGGCTGGCCGTCCACCAGCTCGGCTTCCTGCGCGCCGACGGGCGCCTGAGCCTTCGCGTGCCGTGGGCGCTCGCCGCAGCCGGTCTCGCGGGCGCGGTCGCCCTCGTGGCGTTCGGGCCGTACCCGCTGTCCATGGTGGGCATGCCGGGCGAGAAGATCAGCAACATGGCGCCGCCCACCGCCGCCCTGCTCTGCCACGGCATGTGGCTGATCGGCGCGGTCGAGCTGCTGCGCGGCCCGATGACGCGGCTCGTGGCCCGGCCCCGCGTCTGGCGCACCGTCATCGCCGCGAACGGCGTGGCGATGACGGCGTTCCTGTGGCACCTCACGGCGATGCTCGGCGTGTACGGGGCGATGCTGGCCCTGCACGTGCCCCTGCCGGAGCCGGCGGGCGCGGCCTGGTGGCTGCAGGTGCCGCTCCGCATCGCGGCCGCCGCGGCGCTCACGGCGCTCCTGGTCGCGGTCTTCCGCAAGGCCGAGCAGCCGCCGGCCCCTGCTGCCACGGCTGCCACGGCCGCGGTCCGCCGCGGCACCGGCCCGGCCGCCGCCCTCGGGGTCACGCTCACGCTCTTCGGCGTGCTGGGGCTGTCCATGGTGGGCTTCGGCGGGCTGCTGGACGGGCACTCCGCCGTCCTCGTCGCCGTACGGGTCACCGCGCCCGTCACCGTCGCCATGTGCGCCGCCGGCTGGCTGCTCGTCGAGCGGGCGGGAAAGAGCACGGCCGCGAGGACGGCGTGAGGCACGCAACATCGCGTGCGCCCCGCACGCGGCGCTAGCGTCGAGGGCCATGACCCCTTTGGTCGCCGCGGCCGTCCTCATAGCCGCCGTCACCCACGCCAGTTGGAACGCCATCGCGCACGGCATCAAGGACCAGCTCCTCGCCTTCACGCTCGTCGGGGGCGGCGGGGCGGTGTGCGGGCTGGCGATGGCGGGATTCGTACCGCTGCCGGCCGGGGCGGCCTGGCCGTACCTGCTGGCGTCCGCCGTCCTGCACGTCGTCTACCAGATGCTGCTCATGCGGTCGTTCACGCTCGGCGACTTCGGGCAGATGTACCCGATCGCCCGCGGCACCGCCCCGCTCGCCGTGACCGTCCTGGCCGCCGCCTTCGCCGGGGAGACGCCCGGCGGCTGGCAGGCGGCGGGCGTGGCCGTGGCCTCGGCCGGGCTGGTCGGGCTCGCGGTGTGGGGCATCCGGGGCTCCGGGGCCCGGCCCCACTGGGCGGCCATCGTGGCCGCCGGGGCGACGGGGCTGGCCATCGCCGCGTACACGGTCGTCGACGGCCTGGGCGTACGCGCCTCGGGCACGCCGCTCGGCTACATCGCGTGGCTGATGATCCTGGAGGGGACGCCCATCCCGCTGTACGCCATGGCAGCGCGGCGGGGCGCGTTCAAGGCGGAGGTCAGGCCGTTCGCCGTGCGCGGGCTGCTGGGCGGGGCGCTGTCGGTGTCCGCGTACGGGCTGGTGCTGTGGGCGCAGACGCGCGCCGACCTCGCGCCCATCTCGGCGCTGCGGGAATCGTCGATCCTGGTGGGGGCGGCGATCGGGGCGCTGTTCTTCAAGGAGCGGTTCGGGGCGCCGCGGATCGCTGCGGCGGGGCTGATGGTGGCGGGGATCGGGATGATGCTGCACGCGGGGTGACGGCGCGGGCGGCGACCCTTCTTCCGGGCGTCACTCCCCTCTGAACGCTTGCTGCAGGCCGATGTTGCCGATGAGGATGCCGCCGTCCACGGGGAGGGTGACGCCCGTGATCCACGCGGCGTCGCGCGAGGCGAGGAAGGCGACTGCGGCGGCGATGTCCTCCGGCTCGCCGACCCGCCCCAGCGGATACAGCGGGGCCGCCCGCTCCAGCGCGCCGGGGCGGTCGTCCCAGCCGTGCGTGCGGACCGTGCCGGGGGCGACCAGGTTGACGCGCACGCCGCGGGCCGCGCACTGCCCGGCCAGGGTCCGGGTCAGGCCCGCCAGGCCGGCCTTGGCGGCGCTGTACGCGAAATTGCCGTAGTCCTGCTCGCCGTTGACGGAGCCGATGCCGACGACCGCGCCGCGGCCGTCCCGGGCGGCCGCCAGGTGCGGCATGGCCGCCCGTACGCAGCGGAACGCTCCGGTCAGGGTGATGTCGAGGTCCCGGGACCAGGCGTCGTCGGTGACGTCCTCCACGAGCGGGGGGTCGGGGTGGAACGAGTACGCGTTGTTGACCAGGACGTCCAGGCCGCCGAACCGGGACACGGCGTGCGCCACCGCCGCTTCGACGGCGGCCCGGTCGCCCACGTCGCAGGCCAGCGCCTCCGCGGCGAGGCCGTCCGCGCGGATGCGGGCGGCGGAACGGGCGGCGCGGTCGCCGTCGAGATCCGTGACCAGGACGCGCGCGCCCTCGGCGGCGAGGCGGTGCGCGGTGGCGGCGCCGATGCCGCGGCCCGCGCCGGTGACGAGGGCGGCGTAACCGTCGAAGCGTTGCAGAGGCTGCACGGGCTGCATGGGTGGATACCGTAAGCACCCACCGCCCGAAGGAGAAGAGGGCCGGCCTCCATGACCCGCGCCCGATCCGAACCGGCCACCGGTCCGCCGCTCCGCCGGGGGCCGAGCCGGCCCGCGCCGGCATGAGGTGGCGCCTCTGCTCCTAGGGGGCGAGCGCCTTCGCAAGGGCTCGTACCAGGGCCTGGGCTCGGGGGTCCGCTGTGACGTTCTTCTGCATGCCGTTCGTGACGTAGCCGAAGGACACGCCCGATTCCGGGTCCGCGAAGGCCAGGGAGCCGCCGCGGCCCGGGTGGCCGAAGGAGCCGGGGGCCAGGAGGGGCGAGGACGGGCCGTGGAGCATGTAGCCCAGGCCGAAGCGGGTGTTCACGACCAGGACCCGGTCCGGGCCGGCCGACTCCTCCGTGCGGGCCAGCGTCAGCGTCGCCGGTGCGAAGAGGCGCCGTACGCCGTCCACGTCCCCGATCAGGGACGCGTAGAAGCGGGCGAGCGCGTCCGCCGTCGCGATGCCCGCCGAGGCGGGCAGCTCGGCGGCGCGGTACGCCGGGTCGTTCTCGTCCGCCGCCGGGGATATCGCCGCGAAGGCGCGCCGCGTCAGGGACTCCGGGTCGCGGTAGGCGTCCGTGACGGACTGCTTCGGTCGCACCCGCAGGCCGGCCGACGACGGGGCCGCCGGCGCCTCGATGTCCGCGATGCGCCCGACCCGGCCCGCCTGCTGCTCGGACTCCGGCAGGCCCAGCCACAGGTCCAGGCCCAGCGGCCCGGCCACTTCCTGGGCGATCCAGCGGCCGATCGAGCGGCCGGTGATGCGCTCGACCAGCTCGCCGATCAGCCAGCTGTACGTCTGCGCGTGGTAGCCGTGCGCCGTGCCGGGCTCCCACGCCGGGGCCTGGGCGGCCAGCGCCGCGGGGCCGCTGACGCCGTCGACGGCCTGCGCCGGGGTGAGGGGCTCGTCGAGCGCGGGCAGGCCGGCGCGGTGCGACAGCAGGTGCCGGACGAGGACCCGTTCCTTGCCGGCCGCCTTGAACTCGGGCCAGTACGTGCCGACGGGCGCGTCCAGGTCCACCTGTCCGCGCTGGTGCAGGAGCAGCAGGACCGCCGCGGCCACGCCCTTCGTGGCGGAGCGGACGATCTGCGCGGTGCCGCGCCGCCACGGCTCCTCGCCGCCGTCGGCGTCCCGGGCGCCGCCCCACAGGTCGACGACCTTGCGCCCGTCGCGGTAGACGGC is part of the Streptomyces roseifaciens genome and encodes:
- a CDS encoding penicillin-binding transpeptidase domain-containing protein: MHKGAKIAIGVVTAAMVGAAGMGAYNLVDAVAGDGSTGAHGEPAPLRTGPPTADEVERTARDFLAAWESGDTAKAARLTDNTAAATTALTGYRETVHVEKVALKPGTPQGAKVPFSVSAEISHGKQRSTWTYDSALEVVRGRSTGQALVDWQPSVVHPKLARNETLRTDAGAAPQVDAVDRNGTKLEAKDYPSLASVLPQLRKRFGEAAGGEPGLEVQAVPEGGAEAAAAAGIAPRTLHVVSRGKPATLKTTLDAGAQRAAESAVGRHADASVVAVKASTGEILAVANSKKTEFNTALMGQTAPGSTMKIITSAMLLEQGKAAPGKPLPCPKYATYGMRFHNVEESENPGATFAQDFAASCNTAFISLAGQVGDGALAAEARDVFGLGLEWKTGLATFDGSVPAESGAGKAAAMIGQGKVQMSALNVASMAATVRAGSFHQPYIVDPSLDDRQLARAARDLPGPVAEQLRSMMRLTATSGTGARAMSGLGGDIGAKTGSAEVDGQAKPNGWFSAYRGDVAAAAYVQQGGHGGDSAGPVVAAVLRAS
- a CDS encoding acyltransferase family protein, producing the protein MGQKISARELAAATPSGRDRVIDLLRVASLGTVVLGHWLMAAVTVDDDGRAAVGNLLAVEPKLQLLTWALQIMPVFFFVGGFSHALSYRSLTRRTGGPAYALFLRARLQRLLRPTMLFVAVWGAGALALQLSGQRGALADVAARLVAQPLWFIGIYLAMVAFTPPLLRLHERYGWAAFAALVAAAAAVDVLRFAAGVPYVEFLNFGFVWLAVHQLGFLRADGRLSLRVPWALAAAGLAGAVALVAFGPYPLSMVGMPGEKISNMAPPTAALLCHGMWLIGAVELLRGPMTRLVARPRVWRTVIAANGVAMTAFLWHLTAMLGVYGAMLALHVPLPEPAGAAWWLQVPLRIAAAAALTALLVAVFRKAEQPPAPAATAATAAVRRGTGPAAALGVTLTLFGVLGLSMVGFGGLLDGHSAVLVAVRVTAPVTVAMCAAGWLLVERAGKSTAARTA
- a CDS encoding DMT family transporter, giving the protein MTPLVAAAVLIAAVTHASWNAIAHGIKDQLLAFTLVGGGGAVCGLAMAGFVPLPAGAAWPYLLASAVLHVVYQMLLMRSFTLGDFGQMYPIARGTAPLAVTVLAAAFAGETPGGWQAAGVAVASAGLVGLAVWGIRGSGARPHWAAIVAAGATGLAIAAYTVVDGLGVRASGTPLGYIAWLMILEGTPIPLYAMAARRGAFKAEVRPFAVRGLLGGALSVSAYGLVLWAQTRADLAPISALRESSILVGAAIGALFFKERFGAPRIAAAGLMVAGIGMMLHAG
- a CDS encoding SDR family NAD(P)-dependent oxidoreductase produces the protein MQPVQPLQRFDGYAALVTGAGRGIGAATAHRLAAEGARVLVTDLDGDRAARSAARIRADGLAAEALACDVGDRAAVEAAVAHAVSRFGGLDVLVNNAYSFHPDPPLVEDVTDDAWSRDLDITLTGAFRCVRAAMPHLAAARDGRGAVVGIGSVNGEQDYGNFAYSAAKAGLAGLTRTLAGQCAARGVRVNLVAPGTVRTHGWDDRPGALERAAPLYPLGRVGEPEDIAAAVAFLASRDAAWITGVTLPVDGGILIGNIGLQQAFRGE
- a CDS encoding serine hydrolase domain-containing protein, which translates into the protein MVDVQGTVADGFEPVRDAFAENFARRGERGAAVAVYRDGRKVVDLWGGARDADGGEEPWRRGTAQIVRSATKGVAAAVLLLLHQRGQVDLDAPVGTYWPEFKAAGKERVLVRHLLSHRAGLPALDEPLTPAQAVDGVSGPAALAAQAPAWEPGTAHGYHAQTYSWLIGELVERITGRSIGRWIAQEVAGPLGLDLWLGLPESEQQAGRVGRIADIEAPAAPSSAGLRVRPKQSVTDAYRDPESLTRRAFAAISPAADENDPAYRAAELPASAGIATADALARFYASLIGDVDGVRRLFAPATLTLARTEESAGPDRVLVVNTRFGLGYMLHGPSSPLLAPGSFGHPGRGGSLAFADPESGVSFGYVTNGMQKNVTADPRAQALVRALAKALAP